Proteins encoded by one window of Deinococcus radiodurans R1 = ATCC 13939 = DSM 20539:
- the tuf gene encoding elongation factor Tu, with the protein MAKGTFERTKPHVNIGTIGHVDHGKTTLTAAITFTAASADPTIETLAYDQIDKAPEEKARGITINTAHVEYQTETRHYSHVDCPGHADYVKNMITGAAQMDGAILVVSSADGPMPQTREHILLARQVGVPYIVVFMNKVDMVDDEELLELVEMEVRELLSKYEFPGDDLPVVKGSALRALEALQSNPKMARGTDKWVDYIWELLDAVDSYIPTPERDTDKTFLMPVEDVFTITGRGTVATGRVERGTVKVQDEVEIVGLTDTRKTTVTGIEMHRKLLDSGMAGDNVGVLLRGVARDDVERGQVLAKPGSIKPHTKFEASVYVLSKDEGGRHSAFFGGYRPQFYFRTTDVTGVVELQEGVEMVMPGDNVTFTVELIKPIAMEEGLRFAIREGGRTVGAGVVSKVLE; encoded by the coding sequence ATGGCAAAAGGAACGTTCGAGCGCACCAAGCCCCACGTGAACATCGGCACCATCGGTCACGTCGACCACGGCAAGACCACCCTCACCGCCGCCATCACCTTCACCGCCGCTTCGGCTGACCCCACCATCGAAACCCTGGCCTACGACCAGATCGACAAGGCCCCCGAAGAAAAGGCCCGTGGCATCACCATCAACACCGCCCACGTCGAGTACCAGACCGAAACCCGGCACTACTCGCACGTCGACTGCCCCGGCCACGCCGACTACGTCAAGAACATGATCACCGGCGCGGCGCAGATGGACGGCGCCATCCTCGTCGTCAGCTCCGCTGACGGCCCCATGCCCCAGACCCGCGAGCACATCCTCCTCGCCCGTCAGGTCGGCGTGCCCTACATCGTCGTCTTCATGAACAAGGTCGACATGGTAGACGACGAAGAACTGCTGGAACTGGTCGAAATGGAAGTCCGCGAACTCCTCAGCAAGTACGAGTTCCCCGGCGACGACCTCCCCGTCGTCAAGGGCAGCGCTCTGCGCGCCCTCGAAGCCCTGCAGTCCAACCCCAAGATGGCCCGCGGCACCGACAAGTGGGTCGACTACATCTGGGAACTGCTCGACGCGGTCGATTCCTACATCCCCACCCCCGAGCGCGACACCGACAAGACCTTCCTGATGCCTGTCGAAGACGTGTTCACCATCACCGGTCGCGGCACCGTCGCCACGGGCCGCGTGGAACGCGGCACCGTCAAGGTCCAGGACGAAGTCGAAATCGTCGGCCTGACCGACACCCGCAAGACCACCGTGACCGGCATCGAAATGCACCGCAAGCTGCTCGACTCCGGGATGGCTGGTGACAACGTCGGCGTGCTGCTGCGCGGCGTCGCGCGCGACGACGTGGAACGTGGTCAGGTGCTCGCCAAGCCCGGCAGCATCAAGCCCCACACCAAGTTCGAAGCCAGCGTGTACGTGCTGAGCAAGGACGAAGGGGGCCGTCACAGCGCGTTCTTCGGTGGCTACCGCCCCCAGTTCTACTTCCGCACGACGGACGTGACGGGCGTGGTGGAACTGCAAGAAGGCGTGGAAATGGTGATGCCCGGTGACAACGTGACCTTCACGGTGGAACTGATCAAGCCGATCGCCATGGAAGAAGGCCTGCGCTTCGCCATCCGTGAAGGGG